Below is a window of Pleurodeles waltl isolate 20211129_DDA chromosome 4_1, aPleWal1.hap1.20221129, whole genome shotgun sequence DNA.
GGCAGGAGGGAGGTTGCATTATTTTGTCAGATTTATATCTGGCTGGGCGATTTCTGACCCTGAGTGATGCAATGGAGACATTTGATCTAGGGAGGAGACAATTCCTCCAATGTGCCAAAATAGCAACCACGGCTCGGCAGTTGTGGCTGTCATTCCCCGTGGCCCCTGAGCCTACGTAAACTTTGGTGACAATCCTTTCTATGACGGGAGGTCGTACATTCATTACACATATTTACTGCATGCTCCGCGCTGCTAGGCGCTTAGCTCCACTCCATGTGGAGGAAATCTGGCAGTGCAATAGCCTAAAGACTGGTATAAGATACATGCTGCAGGATGCAGGGTCTCTGTTACCCACAATTTAAATGGATTCAATTTAATATAGTGCACATGACATATCTCTCTACTAAAAGGCTACACACAATCTACCCCTCCAGACCACCGGATTGTCCTAGATGCGGATCTAACTTAGTTGATTTTCTGCACATGGTGTGGCGGTGCCTGGTTATCATGCTATACTGGACGGCGGTATTACGCCGCCTTCGAGGGGTGATGGGATGGGAAGTGTCACATATGATTAAACTGTGGGTGCTGGGCCTCCTCCCTGATAACCCAAAGAATAAATTGAGCTGCTGCTTTACAATGGTGGGGTTAATAGTGGCTGAAAGGCGCATCGCGATCAGCTGGATCAGCTCTAGACCTCCCAGACAAGAGGACTGGTGCAAGGATTCACTTGAATGGTCAGGGGCGGAGGAGGCACATATGCAGAAAGCCCGCAGAGACAACAGGGTTATAGATGCTTGCTCTCCTGGGGTGTTATGACACAAGCAGTGCTGGAGTCTCCTGCAGAGAGTCATCAGAGGGGACGTTACAAGAGGAAGCAGCAGTAGCCAGGACGGGCGAGTAGCTCCATGACGCAGTCTGAGGGACATACAAGGCCCAAGAGGTCTTCTCACGAACTGCACTGAGGATCGTGAATGTAGCTTTAATCGTGATTATTAGGCAAATGGAAGCAGGGCGGGCGGGGAAGGGAGAGGTAGGGGGTTGTTGGGAATGGTAATGGTCATTGTACCCTATCTCTTTATTTCCGTTGGTAAACACAGAAAGGCcaaattcaaaattaattaagATGATGTAATTTAAAGTTCTACTTAAGAATCATGTCTGGGCCTTTGCAGAATGGTAAAACATGAACAGATGGCTGGTATTTTTCTCTAGGAATGGCTGCAATCCCAGAGTTCAACAAAGCAGCAAACAAAGACTGTCAaaattttatttgaaacaaaactttggTGTGTTCTTGGAGCATACCCATCTGTATTAATTATGAAGAATACCCCACAGAACAGGAACATTTTAAACAGATGCTCAATTTAATTACACCCATTACCTgccttttttatatatttaatgaaATACAAAGCTGTCACTTCCGGTAATCACCTGTCTGTAAATACTAGATACACTTCAGTCCCCTGCACCAAAATACAAATAGTTCTGCAAAGTGCCCTCTGGGGTACAGTTTGTGGAGTCTGGAAGACCCAGGGTTCTTTGTGACCCAAAGAGTGAGACACAAACTGAGTGAGGAACATTCATGTTTGTGACATTCAAACAACCCGCATCCTGGAgcccagcataatgtatgcaaagggggcgttctcacATTAGGGGGGTGGTGGAAAAAAATTGCACTTATAACgcatactcagagcaggcattaaaagggggctcccattatttataatgggtccctatgtactcttgtatgtaatattttggcgctactcctggagagtacatcaatagcgtcatgaaaaatgacgctattgccccctaccctgcgccatggtgcgccctattttAAATACAGCCAGGGGTGtcgaatttattaaaatatctacttgtccatggggcaggttacttcttaaatctacttgtcctgtaaaaaaatctacttgtccctttggtgccatatagtgcggcgacaaattatggcagcaatctcattatgtaagagctctaataatagcctTTCTAAGTctgtcagggctactactatagtagggcttgaatacttgcaatttcaatccctattatagcaattttcttattttgccaccttcccgcggagctacatactggggctggaggaagcagtaagcaatagttccagagctgaaatgcctttgagtctgcaaacctattaacttgcatgtttaaggattttcaccagctcttctctaaccttttcccctaatgagaaaggttggaaatttactcctgacaagggcagaagtagaagttcttccaggtttggaggaaaacaaaaagaggttgcaaagctcctactataccacttatatcatatagcactatatcataagaaaacacaatactcagagttaccaaaaataaaggtactttattttagtgacaatgtgccaaaaatatctcagaggatatacttacatcccttaggaggtaagtaaaatacacaaaatatacacacaaaccagaatcaggtaagtaaacagttagaaaagtagtgcagacactgtagattacaataggatgaaatagctctaggggcaacaaaacccatatactaagaaagtggaatgcgaaccacttagggacacatggcctagtgtattgtgtagagggtccctgggagtgtaagaaaacactaagggtgtccaagataccctaccccaagaccctgaaaagtaggattaaagtgaccctacttccccagaaacacactaaagtcgtgataggagatctGCAAAGACCACCACTGACGGCAAAGCACtgtagatggattcctggacctgaggatctgtaaaggaaggggaccaagtccaagagtcacgaaggtgtcaagggggagcaggagcccactaaaccccggatgaaggtgcaaaatggctgcctccgggtggaagaagctgaagattctgcaacaaccgaaggtgccaggaacttctcctttgcacagaagatgtcctatggaatgctggaggatgcagagttgtttccttgtagGAACaccgcaaacaacccttgctagctgaaaaggtcacggttgaagaaactgggtgctgcccgggcccagggaggaacaggaggtcgccacttggaagaggagacagagggggccctcagcaacacagagagcccacgcagaagaaggcagcaccctcagaagtacttgaacacagattcaagaaaactgagcacggtggtcgtctcaacactacaaaggagggtcccacaaagcctgtgatcaactcagcgagttgaacaacgcaggacggagtgctggggacctgggctgtgctgtgcacgaaggattccttgcaaaaggagGAGGCAGCTGCAGGGGAGCCAGCGAGAGCAGGGGGAGGAGAACGACCAGCGCCAGCAATAAGGAGAGGAAGTGTGGCGGCCGTGAAGTGGGCGCTGCCTCGGGCAAGGGAAAGGAAACCGCACACTTGTGGGAAGTGATCATGAAAATAAAACAGGCCTCGAGTGAAGCGGGGATGCCGAACTTGCATTTCATTTTGTCTGGAGCATTTCTTTTCCCagtctgaaactgaaaatgagctAAAATTGACAAACAAAGTAGTGCGCCAACAAACACATACATTAAGAACACAGTAAGCGTACATGTAACAGGGGTAGTCTCCATGGGAGGAAACCAAGCAACGAAAGGAAGGACAAATACAATTAAGTGACcagtaaaaaacacacatttacgaGATTAAAAGCAACGGGCAGCAATGGGTGTGCACTTACTCCACAGAATAGATAACAACATGCCTCgaagagacagcgcatgtgctgcctaGGAGAAACGTAAAAAGGGCAACAAGGATGGCCCCTGCTGTTATAGGCCCATTTCATTGATAGAATCAACAGTGAGAATAATTGGGAGAGTTATGTTGAGTAGGTTAACTATGTGGGCTAGTGAACATGAGCTTTTGTCAGATGTGTAACACAGCTTGGGAAGGGCAATGTGGGCCACGGTCTTAATCTCTACCTACTGATAACCAAGTACACCAAGGCAAAGGAGGGCTCCCCCACACTTTTCTAGAAAAGGAACTCAGTTCCACCTTGCGCCTTAGCCTGCGACAGAGAGGTATTACCTTGTGGAATGGCACTGCAGTTTCTTGCATCTGCAAATACTGGcatcataggcccagatttatactttttcacgcaaaactgcgctaacgcatttttgcatgaaaaagtataccgccggctgggcgtcatatttatggaatgatggtagctggtggtaaggccctagccaggtgggggaggcgtagggggaacaggaagtTGTGattaaaggatgacgctagtctggtttcaggcaataaaatgcctctaaccagactagtgtaattttttgacgtacaacccccatcaacatgactccggtcttagttaagacaggagtaatgcccaccacccccaatggccatgcccgggggaaatatgtctcctgggcatggccattgggcccagtgcaatGTAGTGGAATGATGGTAGCTGGTGGTAAGGCCCTAGCCAGGTgatggaggcgtagggggaacaggaggatgtggtcaaaggatgacgctagtctggttagaggcaataaaatgcctctaaccagactagcgtcattttttgacgtacaacccccatcaacatgactccggtcttctttaagacaggagtcatgccccccacccccaatggccatgcccaggggaaataggtgccctgggcatggccattggggccataGGGGGGCCCgtcttaggcccccctatggcacttttaaaagaaattgaaaaatcttacttgtacttacctaacttacctgggatggggtcccccaatcctctggtgtccctctggtatgggtgggggtgtccccggagatagggaagggcacctgtgggcccattccatggtctctgaccatggaaataggcccacaggccccctaatgcctgcccggacccaggcgttaaataatggtgctaagcaaacttagcgccattattttaggTCCCTTTCCCCCATCCTTGATTTTAGAacgggggggataaatatggctttaaggccatattgtcattttttgcgcgggaacgcctaccttgcatgtcattgacgcaaggtagtttcccgcaggcaaaaaataactaactccaaaactttgtcactagacgggtctagcgccaaggtataaatatgaagttaggtttacaccgaatttgtgtaaaaaaaaaaaatgacgcaaatttgccacaaacagagtataaatctgggccatagtgtttgTAACTACTCGTCCCACCCGCACCATCCCCTTTATTTGTGTGAATGGTGCAAGAGAGGAACAGAGAACTTGACAAAATTAACCCTTCTACTGCTCGATGCACTGTAAATTTACAACACCTTTGTGATTTGGGGCTGGTTATAGAACACCATCAAGAAAAAACTAATTAacagcacattttatttatttgctaaaagttatttcaaaatgtaatttctCAGTTCCACATATCTGTTTAAAAATATTTACAGTTTCAGCCATTTTCAAGTTTAGTTACAGTTAGTGGAAAAAACACGATGTATAAAAAGTAAAACTAAAATGTTCTTTTAACATTATTTTATGTTTCTTGTTTTTAAAATAGGCCATCAGCTGTTTACGTGAGGATTACTACAAGGGCCTGACGTCACTTTTTTGTGACGTCACTATATGTGACATCATTGTGATTTGCATATGAGAAGTGTCCCCCTCCCTTTCTTCCTCACAACTTGTGCCCTGTTTATTGGCATGACGTTAGTCTATGggtattgaaaataaatatataaattcacaGGTATTCAATCCGTTCCTCTAGTGGTGTCACACACTGACAAGTATTTGGCTGCTTCTTCTGCCTATTTTCACTCGCCGTTCTTCCCTCCCTCCTATTTCTcgctttctttattttttctccctctttctttgtcTCACTCACTCCTGCTATCTCTCTTTCCCTCTATCTGCCACACACTCCTTCTTGCTTTAGCTTCATGAATGTCTCTGCCGCTTCTGACACTCCTTCTGAATATTTGAGAATAAGGGACAACCGGTGTGAAGAGGAGTTGCTGGGTTAACAATTGATCATCCTAGCAATGACATGTTTTTGATGTGGGATTTAACTATTTCACCACATTCTTCAAACAGAATGTGCTGGTTCAGCGGCTTCATTCTGGTAAAAATAGGAGCTCGGCAAGTCACAAAAATTCATGGGGGGAACCAAGCCGGAGCAGAGCTAAGGGTCACACTTAGTTATAAGGCCCAAAGAACGAGCATATGCATCAAATGATTCAATGCGTAAATGGTGCAGCAAAAGTTATGTAAAAACAAAGTATATTCTTTCAGATTAAAAACATGTTATTTCCTGAACGCCTGTGCTTCACATTAGTTTAGTACATATACTGCAGCGGCATTTGTTCATAGTAATATGTTCATTTTGCCAATGGTGGTTCCCATCTCCAGAGCCCTCACAACACGTCCATGAGTGAACCAATAGATGACAATTTGTCATCTGCACTGTATTTATACTGCTAATATTTTTGGATGTGGGACAGTCTTGCAGAGTGTTAAACTACATGAAAGTGAGCTTGGTATGTGTAAAACGTCAAAATATCCTTTTTGAACAAGGCTAAATGTGAGATAAAGCAGAATACGatacttcactgaaaaaacaagggttacagggatgttataattagaaaATACAATTAACAAAAAACCTTCAAAATTGACTgacgaaaacaaaggttacagggaggttataattagaaaatacaatttacaaaaaaacgtaaaaattgactgacgaaaacaaaggttacagggaggttatagttaggttcagattttacatgaacaaaaccatagaaattcagcagttataattacctgagCAAACTACAAGTTACGCTGCcgcagtgcactgcttatgacctcacatattacatctttcatgacatggtcagtgacatcactgatggcgtCTCAATTGACATCACACATATACAGAGATATATATCACTCTATAAACTATTCATAGGTAAGCGCCCATAGGACTACGGAGCTACTAGCCCCCAGACAAACCCACAAAATGTCTCTTACAGGTAACATACGACAACAGCTTAACCAGGTCCTACGCAGTACGGCTGTGGAATAGCCTCATGGCTTGCCTTTGCTAGAATTGTAGCACTGCTCGTTCTTACTGGGCTCAGAGGCACAGCCTCCTATATTATGAAAAAAGCATAAAAAGCTGAGTTTGTTTGAGAAACAGGAAGAGCAATGTTCTAGATGTCATCTTTGCAGGAGAGTGTGAACAAAAATCAGACCCTCAAATAACCATAACTGTATAACTGCTCACCCTTCACCCGTtcatggtgctcatggttttatgAGAACCTCTTTGTACTGGGCTCCTCCAttccacaataatccctaacaagaATTGTGCCATCATGCACTGATTCTGTCCTttaaccagttaggactggtttaATGATTCTCTGTAAATAAGAAACTCaaaaacacatttataaaaaatTTATCTAACCCCGAATCATTTACATAGTCAGCAGTGAACCAAGACCAAGCTCAATGTTAGACACCTGTGGGAAGTGTCACTATGATGGGTGCATTGAAAGGTGCATGTGAGGATGGACATTAGCACCGCTTCTTCTGCATCACGGCTTGGGAGGTAAATGTCGTGCATGGGAAGCATTAACCCTGAGAGTTACAGCTCACATTCTGCTTCTTCAACTTCTTGTGCTTTTGGAAACAGTTCTCTGGTCAGTGTCACTGCATGATCAATGTTGTATGAAAACGACCAAACACCACGATCAGCCGTGAATATTCACCAGCATGTGATTGTTAATTCTTCTTGAAGGGACTCAGTCTGGGTGTGTGGTGTTTATAAGTTTTATGACTAATCCCTAACGTTAGGTGAAAATACCCTTGTTAGTCCCAGTATTGTTCAGAGTGCTGCTTTTACAGGCAGCATGAACAGGTGTGTTAGAATATTTTTCTTTGCAACTGAATAAAAACCAACAATGTTCTTCAATTTGTGTCAACATTGTACAAGTCTCCCAGTGTGTTTCCTGATATATCATGTTGTTTTGCTATTTGTGCAAAAGGAAACCAATACTGAGAATAAACACTTTATAGTTATTGTTTAGgtattgttatttgttttgttttcttttctgacTAGTGGGGTCTTCTATCATCTGGTATTTGAATGTCCCGCATAATAGACATTTTATCTTTCTTCATAATTCCTTCATGTTAAAATAACTACCCTTTTTTGATCCTGTCTATGTCCTCAAATGGTTCAATATTATTGTTAATGTTCTTAAGTTCTTTCCGGATTCACTGCATCTCTAGGAGTATTTCCATGTGAGTGAAATGAAAGTGTGTGTTCACTGTGGACTGTGTAGGATTGAAAACTGACAAAAGCTCTTCACACTTTcaatgaacttctatgtttttcccctgtgtgttccGTGATGACTTCTGAATTGTGCTAAATGACAAAAGCACTTCTGACATTCATTGCAAGGATTTAATTTTCCTTCTATGTGAACTTGTTGATGCATCCGTAAGTTTAATAACTGACTTAAGATATTCACAATTTCACTGCACCTGAaaggcttttctcctgtgtgtgatCACCGATGAATCCTTCATGTTGAAAATACACTAAAACTATTTTCACATCCATTGCAATTGACTAATGATCttaacacattcactgcacttgaatggtttttacCCTGTGTGTGTTCCTGGATGTATTTGTAGGCCTCAtaagtgactaaagctcttcacacattcagtgcaatTGAAATGTTGTTCCTCTATGAGTGTTCCATGATGAATCTTCAATGTTGGCACGTTCCTAAACCTACTTCTACATTCATTGCATTGGTATTGTTTTCTTCTTGTGTGTGTTCACTGATGTCTTCGTAGTTTTGATAATCAACTAagcctcttcacacattcactgcacctttatgttttttcccctgggTGTATTTGTGATGTCTTTGTAGGGCTGATAAGTAACTAAATTCAATGCACTTTGTTTTTTCCTGTGTTCGTTCACTGATGATTCCTTAATTCTGAGTCACTAAACCTACATCCACTTTCACTGCAACGTTAAGGGTTTTGCCCCGTGTGTGTGCGCTGATGTCTTTGTAGGtttgataactgactaaagctcttcacacattcactgcacttgaatggtttttcccctgtgtgtgtttgctgatgtctttttaggtttgataactgactaaagctcttcacacattcactacacttgaatggcttttcccctgtgtgtgttcgctgatgttttAGGAGATAggataactgactaaagctcttcacacattcactgcacctaaatggattttcccctgtgtgtgatcgctgatgaatccttaatgaAGAAGAGTAAATAAAACCactgccacattcactgcacttgaatggcttttccccggTATGCGTTCGTTGATGTCTTTGTAGGCTTGATAATCGGTTAAAGCTCTTcaaacattcactgcacttgaatggcttttcccctgtgtgtgttcgctgatgtttttgtaggcctgataatcgactgaagctcttcacacaCTCACTGCACTTGAACGGTTTTTCCcccgtgtgtgttcgctgatgaatcctTAGTGCTGAGGAATGACTGAAACTActttcacattcactgcacttgaatggtttttccccattATGTGTTCGCTGATGTATTTGTAGGCTTGATAATCGACTAAAGCTCTTCAAACATTCACTGCACttaaatggcttttcccctgtgtgtgttcgttgatgaTTCATTAATGTTATATACAGAcgaaaacta
It encodes the following:
- the LOC138287260 gene encoding zinc finger protein 135-like → MLAHHETQTWDADKYIPDPQTLTKKEKSYTFESESFSFSSVLKRHQRTHTGEKPYKCSECVKSFSQSSDLQKHNRTHTGEKPYHCNACGSSFSLYTTLRNHQRTHTGERPFKCSECSKCFRQFSHLQTHQRTHTGEKPYHCNECGSSFSDSSNLKIHQRTHTGEKPYDCNECGSSFRLYITLMNHQRTHTGEKPFKCSECLKSFSRLSSLQIHQRTHNGEKPFKCSECESSFSHSSALRIHQRTHTGEKPFKCSECVKSFSRLSGLQKHQRTHTGEKPFKCSECLKSFNRLSSLQRHQRTHTGEKPFKCSECGSGFIYSSSLRIHQRSHTGENPFRCSECVKSFSQLSYLLKHQRTHTGEKPFKCSECVKSFSQLSNLKRHQQTHTGEKPFKCSECVKSFSQLSNLQRHQRTHTGQNP